Proteins co-encoded in one Streptococcus parauberis NCFD 2020 genomic window:
- a CDS encoding competence protein CoiA codes for MLVAIDDLGNRLTTLDNLPKTGIYYCPVCKGQVSLKRGKVKQAHFAHKNLLNCPNSSLNESTEHLLLKAKLYQNLKKSEEVTIETFFPSINQIADLQVNHKLVLEVQCSSLPPDRLVERTKNYRDNDQYIIWLLGKNLWIKHKLSYLQKQFLSFSWSIGFYLWEIDLEKNCLRLCYMIHEDLMGKVTCLTRTCPLDGNLMSFFRMPFQKMNLEPIKVKSDSHLLQKIQKALKYRNKYWMLRQEKAYQMGINLLCLSVEDFYPQYNPPKCEQGFCLIESDLKPFYDAFEAYNKEISNKDVQTLHPPSFYVKI; via the coding sequence ATGTTAGTTGCAATTGATGATTTGGGGAATCGGCTCACCACCTTAGATAATTTACCCAAAACAGGTATCTATTACTGTCCAGTATGTAAAGGTCAAGTCTCTTTAAAGAGAGGAAAAGTGAAACAAGCACATTTTGCTCATAAGAATTTATTAAATTGTCCTAACAGCTCACTTAACGAATCAACGGAACATTTATTACTCAAGGCTAAACTCTACCAGAATCTTAAAAAGAGTGAAGAAGTGACGATTGAAACCTTTTTTCCAAGTATAAATCAAATTGCTGATTTACAAGTCAATCATAAATTAGTATTAGAAGTCCAGTGTAGTTCATTACCTCCAGATAGATTAGTGGAACGAACAAAAAATTATAGAGACAATGATCAATACATTATCTGGTTATTAGGTAAGAATCTATGGATAAAGCATAAATTAAGTTATCTTCAAAAACAATTCTTATCATTTTCTTGGTCGATAGGCTTCTATCTCTGGGAAATTGATCTAGAAAAAAATTGCCTAAGACTCTGCTATATGATTCATGAGGATTTAATGGGGAAGGTAACTTGTTTAACTAGAACTTGTCCTCTGGATGGGAACCTTATGTCATTTTTTAGAATGCCATTTCAAAAAATGAATCTAGAACCTATCAAGGTAAAAAGCGATAGCCATCTTCTGCAAAAAATTCAAAAAGCTTTGAAATATCGGAATAAGTATTGGATGCTTAGGCAGGAAAAAGCCTATCAAATGGGAATTAATCTTTTATGTTTGTCGGTTGAGGATTTTTATCCGCAATATAATCCACCTAAGTGTGAGCAAGGATTCTGTTTAATTGAGTCGGATTTAAAACCTTTTTATGATGCATTTGAGGCATATAATAAAGAAATTTCTAATAAAGACGTGCAAACGCTTCACCCTCCTAGCTTTTATGTTAAAATATGA